One Dunckerocampus dactyliophorus isolate RoL2022-P2 chromosome 18, RoL_Ddac_1.1, whole genome shotgun sequence genomic region harbors:
- the LOC129171119 gene encoding properdin-like isoform X3, whose translation MVQTYCRHNRAMAHAAMQGAGPRGFPGLPAQSPVEVAGSESERGFAPPPLSVAKPVEGLPRRPSLVYQTTVHGGWSNWSVWSSCSGSCIHDQHDGVSVPSRQRHRSCSNPAPSSDTWPPGDGCHGDGVQVKSCSELPKCPVDGNWGAWSEMSPCTARCGEGLRFSTRMCNQPAPKYGGRFCEGASALSVMCHTICAVHGAWSGWSSWGDCSSSCITKGGAPVRTRQRSCSSPAPSLFPAGEGCQGDSQQTEECSHLPACLGDLSDSELDGGWGSWSPFSSCPVTCGVGLQVSLRRCDSPAPKQGGRLCPGNQRRTRICMTNIHCPVDGVWSEWSPWQPCKYPFKGRVIRCKQIPGSQSREHQCLHRAHNGSICIGDHLSEYRICYDVTGCYFKGSWDGWEAWSLCRPPCGGNSRRRRSRKCVPDYSDYRSSMSHQKDNVTFYGDPLADCGPAPGGVTFQAQPCVNVPACD comes from the exons ATGGTGCAAACGTACTGCAGACACAACCGTGCAATGGCACATGCTGCAatg CAGGGGGCTGGGCCTCGTGGCTTTCCTGGTCTTCCTGCTCAGTCACCTGTGGAGGTCGCGGGGTCAGAAAGCGAGAGAGGGTTTGCTCCACCACCCCTGAGTGTCGCCAAACCTGTGGAGGGTCTTCCGAGGAGGCCGAGTCTTGTTTATCAGACAACAG TGCACGGCGGGTGGTCCAACTGGTCTGTATGGTCTTCATGTTCCGGCTCGTGTATCCATGATCAGCACGATGGCGTCTCAGTGCCCTCCAGGCAGCGCCATCGCTCCTGTTCTAACCCTGCCCCTTCCAGTGACACATGGCCTCCTGGTGACGGTTGCCACGGAGACGGCGTGCAAGTCAAGAGTTGCAGCGAGCTTCCCAAGTGTCCAG TGGACGGGAACTGGGGGGCGTGGTCAGAGATGAGTCCTTGCACCGCCCGCTGTGGGGAAGGACTTCGATTTTCCACCCGAATGTGCAATCAGCCCGCCCCTAAATATGGCGGACGATTCTGTGAGGGAGCGAGCGCTCTGAGTGTCATGTGTCACACAATTTGtgcag TGCACGGGGCCTGGTCTGGTTGGTCCAGCTGGGGAGATTGTTCCTCTTCCTGCATCACAAAAGGCGGAGCTCCTGTCAGGACTCGTCAGCGCTCTTGTTCTAGCCCCGCCCCTTCACTCTTCCCTGCAGGTGAAGGTTGCCAAGGTGACAGCCAGCAGACAGAGGAGTGCAGCCACCTGCCTGCATGCCTAGGTGACCTCTCTGACTCTGAGCTGGACGGAGGCTGGGGGTCATGGTCCCCCTTCTCTTCCTGTCCTGTCACCTGTGGGGTGGGGCTTCAGGTGTCACTCAGGAGGTGTGACAGCCCGGCTCCCAAACAGGGTGGGCGTCTGTGTCCTGGGAACCAGCGCAGGACTCGCATTTGTATGACCAACATCCACTGTCCAG TGGATGGTGTGTGGTCCGAgtggtcgccatggcaaccCTGTAAATACCCATTTAAGGGGCGGGTGATCCGCTGTAAGCAGATTCCTGGAAGTCAAAGTCGAGAGCATCAGTGTTTGCATCGCGCTCACAACGGCTCTATCTGTATCGGCGACCATCTGAGCGAATACCGCATCTGCTATGATGTCACCGGGTGTTACT TTAAGGGCAGCTGGGACGGCTGGGAGGCGTGGTCTTTGTGTAGGCCACCATGTGGAGGAAACTCGCGGCGCCGCCGGAGCAGGAAGTGTGTTCCTGATTACAGCGACTATCG TTCCAGCATGAGTCATCAGAAGGACAATGTGACCTTCTACGGGGATCCCCTTGCCGACTGTGGGCCGGCGCCAGGGGGCGTGACCTTTCAAGCACAGCCTTGCGTCAACGTGCCCGCCTGTGACTGA
- the si:dkey-225f5.4 gene encoding uncharacterized protein si:dkey-225f5.4 isoform X2, translating into MTEIQTVLQHCDPVLLVPCAKGDESDSAGGTLLFLQDSRQVRKVLWRQLFVLDSMMHLLEGLPSAGQLLTQPCPPPPDGAARGRWKAAKAESRSRADHTEALLTMLHHNIQNIVRRRHRVAQLLQQLHAKQSEDVETSLQRAHSVLRACDGQLTQLRVELGAVLECVDGWRCSRDDLKAYASAVHDVMHLLLLSFNQSEVSLERAPHPPNHRNQSTNEPEPLKVLVTWSHDDSFRLQVNKPGLVPHCISGRRSELSAALLEATQYYMGQADLLSEIHRLRSSFAIDWLPARRLLVYLKSASLVCHLHVQEGYPNSGAVRLLSVHRDGHQMETSGLQALKPDSRVTDWLLLLCSSPLI; encoded by the exons ATGACTGAAATTCAAAC tgtgttgCAGCACTGTGACCCTGTCCTCCTGGTGCCGTGTGCCAAAGGGGACGAGTCGGACTCTGCAGGCGGGACACTGCTCTTCCTGCAG GACAGTCGGCAGGTACGTAAGGTTCTGTGGCGCCAGCTCTTTGTTCTGGACTCCATGATGCATCTGCTGGAGGGACTCCCATCTGCCGGGCAACTGCTGACACAGCCCTGCCCCCCACCGCCAG ACGGCGCGGCTCGAGGCAGGTGGAAGGCAGCGAAGGCGGAGAGCAGGTCCAGGGCGGACCACACGGAGGCCCTGCTCACCATGCTGCACCATAACATCCAAAACATTGTCAGGAGACGACACAGAGTGGCACAGCTGCTGCAACAGCTGCACGCCAAG CAGAGTGAAGATGTGGAAACGTCCCTGCAGAGGGCCCACAGTGTTTTGCGGGCATGTGATGGTCAGCTGACTCAGCTGAGGGTGGAGCTGGGGGCGGTGTTGGAATGCGTGGATGGCTGGCGTTGTTCCAGAGATGA TTTGAAGGCGTACGCGTCGGCCGTGCATGATGTCATGCACCTCCTCCTGCTTTccttcaaccaatcagaggtgTCTTTGGAGCGggcaccccaccccccaaaccACAGAAACCAGTCGACCAATGAGCCGGAGCCTCTGAAGGTGTTAGTCACATGGAGTCATGATGACAGCTTCAGACTTCAG GTTAACAAGCCGGGGCTGGTGCCCCACTGCATCTCAGGCCGCCGCTCGGAGCTGAGCGCCGCTCTTCTGGAGGCCACGCAGTACTACATGGGTCAGGCCGACCTGCTGTCTGAGATCCACCGGTTGAGATCCAG CTTCGCCATTGACTGGCTTCCTGCTCGCCGACTGCTGGTCTACCTCAAGTCTGCGTCACTTGTGTGCCACCTGCATGTGCAGGAGGGGTACCCCAACAGTGGAGCGGTCCGCCTGCTGTCAGTGCACAGAGACGGACATCAAATGGAAACCTCTGGACTACAG GCTCTTAAACCTGACAGCCGTGTGACGGACTGGCTGCTTCTCCTCTGCAGCAGTCCTCTCATCTGA
- the LOC129171119 gene encoding properdin-like isoform X1, producing the protein MKNLVSVLVLVLVLVVVCVDHAQAVRCFSHFKRSSGECEEELGEVDEDDCCQNPHYGYVPQDGGCQSCGPPAWSDWSPWSPCNILCGEGVTQRSRKCFGIGKCEDGANVLQTQPCNGTCCNAGGWASWLSWSSCSVTCGGRGVRKRERVCSTTPECRQTCGGSSEEAESCLSDNRCPMHGGWSNWSVWSSCSGSCIHDQHDGVSVPSRQRHRSCSNPAPSSDTWPPGDGCHGDGVQVKSCSELPKCPVDGNWGAWSEMSPCTARCGEGLRFSTRMCNQPAPKYGGRFCEGASALSVMCHTICAVHGAWSGWSSWGDCSSSCITKGGAPVRTRQRSCSSPAPSLFPAGEGCQGDSQQTEECSHLPACLGDLSDSELDGGWGSWSPFSSCPVTCGVGLQVSLRRCDSPAPKQGGRLCPGNQRRTRICMTNIHCPVDGVWSEWSPWQPCKYPFKGRVIRCKQIPGSQSREHQCLHRAHNGSICIGDHLSEYRICYDVTGCYFKGSWDGWEAWSLCRPPCGGNSRRRRSRKCVPDYSDYRSSMSHQKDNVTFYGDPLADCGPAPGGVTFQAQPCVNVPACD; encoded by the exons ATGAAGAACCTGGTCTCGGTCCTGGTCTTGGTCCTGGTCTTGGTCGTGGTCTGTGTGGATCATGCAC aagcTGTGAGGTGTTTCTCACACTTCAAGCGCTCGTCAGGTGAGTGTGAGGAAGAGCTCGGTGAGGTTGATGAAGATGACTGCTGTCAGAATCCTCATTATGGTTACGTCCCACAAGATGGCGGCTGTCAGTCCTGTGG TCCTCCAGCATGGTCTGACTGGTCGCCATGGTCACCGTGTAACATCCTGTGTGGGGAGGGGGTCACACAGAGGAGCAGGAAGTGTTTTGGCATCGGCAAGTGTGAGGATGGTGCAAACGTACTGCAGACACAACCGTGCAATGGCACATGCTGCAatg CAGGGGGCTGGGCCTCGTGGCTTTCCTGGTCTTCCTGCTCAGTCACCTGTGGAGGTCGCGGGGTCAGAAAGCGAGAGAGGGTTTGCTCCACCACCCCTGAGTGTCGCCAAACCTGTGGAGGGTCTTCCGAGGAGGCCGAGTCTTGTTTATCAGACAACAGGTGTCCAA TGCACGGCGGGTGGTCCAACTGGTCTGTATGGTCTTCATGTTCCGGCTCGTGTATCCATGATCAGCACGATGGCGTCTCAGTGCCCTCCAGGCAGCGCCATCGCTCCTGTTCTAACCCTGCCCCTTCCAGTGACACATGGCCTCCTGGTGACGGTTGCCACGGAGACGGCGTGCAAGTCAAGAGTTGCAGCGAGCTTCCCAAGTGTCCAG TGGACGGGAACTGGGGGGCGTGGTCAGAGATGAGTCCTTGCACCGCCCGCTGTGGGGAAGGACTTCGATTTTCCACCCGAATGTGCAATCAGCCCGCCCCTAAATATGGCGGACGATTCTGTGAGGGAGCGAGCGCTCTGAGTGTCATGTGTCACACAATTTGtgcag TGCACGGGGCCTGGTCTGGTTGGTCCAGCTGGGGAGATTGTTCCTCTTCCTGCATCACAAAAGGCGGAGCTCCTGTCAGGACTCGTCAGCGCTCTTGTTCTAGCCCCGCCCCTTCACTCTTCCCTGCAGGTGAAGGTTGCCAAGGTGACAGCCAGCAGACAGAGGAGTGCAGCCACCTGCCTGCATGCCTAGGTGACCTCTCTGACTCTGAGCTGGACGGAGGCTGGGGGTCATGGTCCCCCTTCTCTTCCTGTCCTGTCACCTGTGGGGTGGGGCTTCAGGTGTCACTCAGGAGGTGTGACAGCCCGGCTCCCAAACAGGGTGGGCGTCTGTGTCCTGGGAACCAGCGCAGGACTCGCATTTGTATGACCAACATCCACTGTCCAG TGGATGGTGTGTGGTCCGAgtggtcgccatggcaaccCTGTAAATACCCATTTAAGGGGCGGGTGATCCGCTGTAAGCAGATTCCTGGAAGTCAAAGTCGAGAGCATCAGTGTTTGCATCGCGCTCACAACGGCTCTATCTGTATCGGCGACCATCTGAGCGAATACCGCATCTGCTATGATGTCACCGGGTGTTACT TTAAGGGCAGCTGGGACGGCTGGGAGGCGTGGTCTTTGTGTAGGCCACCATGTGGAGGAAACTCGCGGCGCCGCCGGAGCAGGAAGTGTGTTCCTGATTACAGCGACTATCG TTCCAGCATGAGTCATCAGAAGGACAATGTGACCTTCTACGGGGATCCCCTTGCCGACTGTGGGCCGGCGCCAGGGGGCGTGACCTTTCAAGCACAGCCTTGCGTCAACGTGCCCGCCTGTGACTGA
- the LOC129171119 gene encoding properdin-like isoform X2, whose amino-acid sequence MKNLVSVLVLVLVLVVVCVDHAPGGWASWLSWSSCSVTCGGRGVRKRERVCSTTPECRQTCGGSSEEAESCLSDNRCPMHGGWSNWSVWSSCSGSCIHDQHDGVSVPSRQRHRSCSNPAPSSDTWPPGDGCHGDGVQVKSCSELPKCPVDGNWGAWSEMSPCTARCGEGLRFSTRMCNQPAPKYGGRFCEGASALSVMCHTICAVHGAWSGWSSWGDCSSSCITKGGAPVRTRQRSCSSPAPSLFPAGEGCQGDSQQTEECSHLPACLGDLSDSELDGGWGSWSPFSSCPVTCGVGLQVSLRRCDSPAPKQGGRLCPGNQRRTRICMTNIHCPVDGVWSEWSPWQPCKYPFKGRVIRCKQIPGSQSREHQCLHRAHNGSICIGDHLSEYRICYDVTGCYFKGSWDGWEAWSLCRPPCGGNSRRRRSRKCVPDYSDYRSSMSHQKDNVTFYGDPLADCGPAPGGVTFQAQPCVNVPACD is encoded by the exons ATGAAGAACCTGGTCTCGGTCCTGGTCTTGGTCCTGGTCTTGGTCGTGGTCTGTGTGGATCATGCAC CAGGGGGCTGGGCCTCGTGGCTTTCCTGGTCTTCCTGCTCAGTCACCTGTGGAGGTCGCGGGGTCAGAAAGCGAGAGAGGGTTTGCTCCACCACCCCTGAGTGTCGCCAAACCTGTGGAGGGTCTTCCGAGGAGGCCGAGTCTTGTTTATCAGACAACAGGTGTCCAA TGCACGGCGGGTGGTCCAACTGGTCTGTATGGTCTTCATGTTCCGGCTCGTGTATCCATGATCAGCACGATGGCGTCTCAGTGCCCTCCAGGCAGCGCCATCGCTCCTGTTCTAACCCTGCCCCTTCCAGTGACACATGGCCTCCTGGTGACGGTTGCCACGGAGACGGCGTGCAAGTCAAGAGTTGCAGCGAGCTTCCCAAGTGTCCAG TGGACGGGAACTGGGGGGCGTGGTCAGAGATGAGTCCTTGCACCGCCCGCTGTGGGGAAGGACTTCGATTTTCCACCCGAATGTGCAATCAGCCCGCCCCTAAATATGGCGGACGATTCTGTGAGGGAGCGAGCGCTCTGAGTGTCATGTGTCACACAATTTGtgcag TGCACGGGGCCTGGTCTGGTTGGTCCAGCTGGGGAGATTGTTCCTCTTCCTGCATCACAAAAGGCGGAGCTCCTGTCAGGACTCGTCAGCGCTCTTGTTCTAGCCCCGCCCCTTCACTCTTCCCTGCAGGTGAAGGTTGCCAAGGTGACAGCCAGCAGACAGAGGAGTGCAGCCACCTGCCTGCATGCCTAGGTGACCTCTCTGACTCTGAGCTGGACGGAGGCTGGGGGTCATGGTCCCCCTTCTCTTCCTGTCCTGTCACCTGTGGGGTGGGGCTTCAGGTGTCACTCAGGAGGTGTGACAGCCCGGCTCCCAAACAGGGTGGGCGTCTGTGTCCTGGGAACCAGCGCAGGACTCGCATTTGTATGACCAACATCCACTGTCCAG TGGATGGTGTGTGGTCCGAgtggtcgccatggcaaccCTGTAAATACCCATTTAAGGGGCGGGTGATCCGCTGTAAGCAGATTCCTGGAAGTCAAAGTCGAGAGCATCAGTGTTTGCATCGCGCTCACAACGGCTCTATCTGTATCGGCGACCATCTGAGCGAATACCGCATCTGCTATGATGTCACCGGGTGTTACT TTAAGGGCAGCTGGGACGGCTGGGAGGCGTGGTCTTTGTGTAGGCCACCATGTGGAGGAAACTCGCGGCGCCGCCGGAGCAGGAAGTGTGTTCCTGATTACAGCGACTATCG TTCCAGCATGAGTCATCAGAAGGACAATGTGACCTTCTACGGGGATCCCCTTGCCGACTGTGGGCCGGCGCCAGGGGGCGTGACCTTTCAAGCACAGCCTTGCGTCAACGTGCCCGCCTGTGACTGA
- the si:dkey-225f5.4 gene encoding uncharacterized protein si:dkey-225f5.4 isoform X1, producing MTEIQTVLQHCDPVLLVPCAKGDESDSAGGTLLFLQDSRQVRKVLWRQLFVLDSMMHLLEGLPSAGQLLTQPCPPPPDGAARGRWKAAKAESRSRADHTEALLTMLHHNIQNIVRRRHRVAQLLQQLHAKKQQSEDVETSLQRAHSVLRACDGQLTQLRVELGAVLECVDGWRCSRDDLKAYASAVHDVMHLLLLSFNQSEVSLERAPHPPNHRNQSTNEPEPLKVLVTWSHDDSFRLQVNKPGLVPHCISGRRSELSAALLEATQYYMGQADLLSEIHRLRSSFAIDWLPARRLLVYLKSASLVCHLHVQEGYPNSGAVRLLSVHRDGHQMETSGLQALKPDSRVTDWLLLLCSSPLI from the exons ATGACTGAAATTCAAAC tgtgttgCAGCACTGTGACCCTGTCCTCCTGGTGCCGTGTGCCAAAGGGGACGAGTCGGACTCTGCAGGCGGGACACTGCTCTTCCTGCAG GACAGTCGGCAGGTACGTAAGGTTCTGTGGCGCCAGCTCTTTGTTCTGGACTCCATGATGCATCTGCTGGAGGGACTCCCATCTGCCGGGCAACTGCTGACACAGCCCTGCCCCCCACCGCCAG ACGGCGCGGCTCGAGGCAGGTGGAAGGCAGCGAAGGCGGAGAGCAGGTCCAGGGCGGACCACACGGAGGCCCTGCTCACCATGCTGCACCATAACATCCAAAACATTGTCAGGAGACGACACAGAGTGGCACAGCTGCTGCAACAGCTGCACGCCAAG AAACAGCAGAGTGAAGATGTGGAAACGTCCCTGCAGAGGGCCCACAGTGTTTTGCGGGCATGTGATGGTCAGCTGACTCAGCTGAGGGTGGAGCTGGGGGCGGTGTTGGAATGCGTGGATGGCTGGCGTTGTTCCAGAGATGA TTTGAAGGCGTACGCGTCGGCCGTGCATGATGTCATGCACCTCCTCCTGCTTTccttcaaccaatcagaggtgTCTTTGGAGCGggcaccccaccccccaaaccACAGAAACCAGTCGACCAATGAGCCGGAGCCTCTGAAGGTGTTAGTCACATGGAGTCATGATGACAGCTTCAGACTTCAG GTTAACAAGCCGGGGCTGGTGCCCCACTGCATCTCAGGCCGCCGCTCGGAGCTGAGCGCCGCTCTTCTGGAGGCCACGCAGTACTACATGGGTCAGGCCGACCTGCTGTCTGAGATCCACCGGTTGAGATCCAG CTTCGCCATTGACTGGCTTCCTGCTCGCCGACTGCTGGTCTACCTCAAGTCTGCGTCACTTGTGTGCCACCTGCATGTGCAGGAGGGGTACCCCAACAGTGGAGCGGTCCGCCTGCTGTCAGTGCACAGAGACGGACATCAAATGGAAACCTCTGGACTACAG GCTCTTAAACCTGACAGCCGTGTGACGGACTGGCTGCTTCTCCTCTGCAGCAGTCCTCTCATCTGA